One window of the Cydia splendana chromosome 18, ilCydSple1.2, whole genome shotgun sequence genome contains the following:
- the LOC134799281 gene encoding putative inactive tyrosine-protein kinase Wsck has translation METRCVGWLCILVVVLCLRVGVGDRGDYIGCYRLKVDDILNTHTGQSVDVCLSACEQVYFKYALIGNESTCYCSNSPGTYKLPLDTCDSPCPKNETQKCGGVNAASVYDTEVVAPGPPEPVNVTRVTETTVRITWKQPDAHSDITGYVIKADVVTTYAENPSSSPEWRVPNNTFSLELPNLYPGSSYIISVAGANDDDEGPPATTRAETIIGTPDPSPPDIIVKERRGDQMLVHIPEAKNVNGPVSMYRVVVSIELYQQGFLVDNLGNYSYAQSMDLPYYITAELDPDDIKADFVIGDGHTYNGFQNVPLLLVNDIDVSLGIVSEKNHVRKIRYAESTKKIILNINEPEDINPMVVALGAGIAIGVVLLLIGVGMIIVLRKRIHLVRMQRGSQSMPLSLSEPCIEIENSGFLQEEVEKIDYYGNLKRKLWNIPRNLIDIDISCVVGLGSYGKFTKAKVQQHGGQTSGLVQVISDREMEKPDKKLMLQELDLLIKTSEHENVISLIGISETNTTLFVVLQGSKYTLKEMLLQSRQRDLQNNKFCVITENKLLQLCADIAAGMEYLHSKLVTHKRLSCRNIVIGESGAAKVSGFGLSHIRPLHETPDYTRWTACEMLRQTRFNPKADVWSFGCLMWEALTLGATPYASTPNKDVAPRVLRGMRASQPSYVGDELFHLCLQCWQVDPDERPTFSTLLDELLPLSEAAGTRSLSFTHYNGFEYEPHVPQYEIA, from the coding sequence ATGGAAACTCGGTGCGTCGGGTGGCTATGTATACTAGTGGTCGTGTTGTGCTTGCGCGTCGGCGTGGGCGACCGCGGCGACTACATCGGCTGCTACAGGCTGAAGGTGGACGACATCCTCAACACGCACACCGGGCAGTCCGTGGACGTGTGCCTGTCGGCCTGCGAGCAGGTCTACTTCAAGTACGCGCTCATCGGCAACGAGTCCACGTGCTACTGCAGCAACTCCCCCGGCACCTATAAACTCCCGTTAGATACCTGTGACTCGCCGTGCCCTAAAAACGAGACTCAGAAATGCGGGGGTGTTAATGCTGCGAGCGTGTACGATACCGAGGTGGTCGCGCCCGGCCCGCCGGAGCCCGTCAACGTCACCAGGGTCACCGAGACCACTGTTAGAATAACTTGGAAACAGCCTGACGCCCATTCTGATATTACAGGGTATGTTATAAAAGCTGATGTTGTGACAACTTATGCTGAGAATCCTTCCAGCTCTCCAGAATGGAGGGTACCGAACAATACATTCAGTTTGGAACTACCTAACTTATATCCCGGCTCGAGCTACATTATCAGCGTAGCAGgagcgaatgatgatgatgagggcCCTCCAGCTACAACTAGAGCAGAAACTATAATTGGAACACCAGATCCTAGTCCCCCTGATATAATAGTTAAAGAAAGACGAGGTGACCAAATGTTGGTGCATATTCCTGAAGCTAAAAATGTAAACGGGCCAGTCTCCATGTACAGAGTGGTGGTGTCTATTGAACTATACCAGCAAGGGTTCCTTGTTGATAACCTCGGCAACTACTCCTATGCCCAGAGCATGGACCTCCCTTACTACATCACGGCGGAGTTAGACCCTGATGATATTAAAGCTGATTTTGTGATAGGAGATGGACATACTTACAATGGCTTTCAGAATGTCCCATTGCTATTGGTCAATGATATTGATGTGTCTCTCGGCATAGTAAGTGAGAAAAATCATGTCAGAAAAATTAGGTATGCTGAATCTACCAAGAAAATAATATTGAACATAAATGAGCCAGAAGATATCAACCCGATGGTGGTGGCCTTAGGGGCCGGTATTGCTATCGGCGTAGTCCTCTTGCTAATCGGAGTAGGTATGATCATAGTTTTAAGAAAAAGAATTCATTTGGTTCGAATGCAGAGAGGTTCACAGTCAATGCCGCTTAGTCTCAGTGAGCCTTGTATTGAAATAGAAAACTCTGGCTTTTTACAAGAAGAGGTTGAGAAAATAGACTACTATGGAAACTTAAAAAGAAAATTATGGAACATACCAAGGAATCTCATTGATATAGATATTTCTTGTGTTGTTGGTTTGGGGAGCTATGGGAAGTTCACAAAGGCTAAAGTCCAACAGCATGGAGGACAGACTTCAGGGCTGGTGCAGGTCATCAGCGACAGGGAGATGGAGAAGCCTGACAAGAAGCTTATGCTACAGGAGCTGGACCTGCTGATCAAGACTAGTGAACATGAAAATGTAATCTCCCTTATTGGCATCAGTGAAACTAACACCACATTGTTTGTTGTCCTCCAAGGCAGTAAATACACTTTGAAGGAGATGCTTTTACAAAGCAGACAGAGGGATTTGCAGAACAATAAATTCTGCGTCATCACTGAGAATAAACTGCTTCAGCTTTGTGCTGATATTGCAGCAGGGATGGAGTACCTCCACAGCAAGTTGGTGACACACAAACGACTAAGCTGTCGCAATATTGTTATCGGCGAATCCGGAGCCGCGAAAGTGTCTGGCTTTGGTTTATCGCACATCAGGCCGCTACATGAAACGCCAGACTACACTCGATGGACAGCATGCGAGATGTTACGACAGACGAGATTTAACCCTAAAGCAGATGTGTGGTCGTTTGGGTGCCTTATGTGGGAAGCACTAACGTTAGGCGCGACGCCGTACGCAAGCACGCCGAACAAAGATGTGGCTCCTCGAGTGTTGCGCGGCATGCGCGCGAGCCAGCCGTCATACGTCGGCGACGAACTGTTCCACCTGTGCCTGCAGTGCTGGCAGGTGGACCCGGACGAGCGGCCCACCTTCTCGACGTTGCTTGACGAGCTCCTGCCGCTCTCGGAGGCCGCCGGAACTCGTAGTCTCAGCTTCACACACTATAACGGATTCGAATACGAACCTCATGTGCCACAGTACGAAATCGCATAG